The Methanobacteriaceae archaeon DNA window AGTAATTCGTTACAAATCTGACTTTGATTAATATCAGATATAATAAATTGAATATACTAAAATATAATAATATATAATTAAAATTTTTAAATAAGAATTAATAAAATTTAAGAAAATTCAATAATTTAAACTAATTATCCATTTTTAGATAGGCTATGATTATTTAAATCTCTGAATAAATTACTTAATTAATCTTCTTAAATTAATTTAAGACAATTTATAGTTATTTAATTATTTATTTTATCATCTTTTAATGCTGTCTTTGTAAAACAAAATCAGCAATCAATAAAAGTGCATCTTTTGCTTCAGAATCATCCAATATATCAAGTAGTTCCTTCGCTTTCTTCACATTATCCAGGGCCAAATCGTGAGCATATTGAATGGAACCATATTTTTCAAAGATACTAATGGCCTCATCTACCCTATCTGGATTATTTTCTTTAAGAATAGTAATTAGAGTTTCTTTATCTTCTGGAGAAGCCTCTGCTAATGCCTTAACCACCATTAAAGTCATTTTTCCTTCAACAATGTCACTACCCACAGGTTTCCCCAATGATTCTTCATCACTTATAACATCCAAATAGTCGTCTTGTATCTGGAAAGAAAGGCCAATTAATCTACCATACTCGGATAATGCTTCCACCTGCTCAGGATTTCCTCCACCCATAATAGCCCCGGCCTTGGTAGCAGCAGCTATTAATGCAGCGGTTTTTTTGTAGATCATATTCATATATTCTGATTCCTTAACATCGAATTGTTCTTCAAAGCTCATATCGCAAGCTTGGCCTTCACATATTTTTATACATGAATCAACTACTACTGCTAAAGCTTCATTAACTCGCTTATAAGATGAAACATCGATCTTTGTCCTAATGACAGTTTCAAAAGCCTTGGAGAATAGAGTATCCCCTGCTAGAATAGCCATAGGTTCACCCCAAAGAACATGCACTGATGGTTCTCCTCTGCGCATGTCATCTTTGTCCATTATATCGTCGTGAATCAATGAGAAAGTGTGGATCAATTCTATAGCTGCTGCTGTTTTTAAAGCGTATTCTGGTTTTCCACCTACCGCCTGACAGCTTAAAACCGCAAGAGACGGCCTTATTTTTTTCCCGCCAGCACTTGTAAGGTGATTTGATGAATCACGAAGTGCCTTTGGATTAATACTTGATAATGCTTCTTCAATTTCATGATCAATGCTTGCAGAATATTTTTTTAGAATTTCGATTACTTCACTCATCAAACCCCTCCATCAAAAACTTGTGCTTGTCCATTTCTAAGTACGTGAACATCATTACCCATTTTATACCCTTCTTCCTCAGCAAGTTCTGCATAAGCAGATAACATGTTAAGATCCCCATGTGATGGAATGATATGTACTGGGTTTAGCATTCTTATAAAGTCCCGGTGGTCCTCTCTTCCAGCATGCCCTGAAACATGAGCATTACTGTATATTCTGGCCCCACTAGAACCTAAACGTCTTTCCATAAGATTTCTATTTGCTATATTCATAGGATTAGGAATAACCGGAGCAGATATTACTACATTGTCTCCTCTTTGAATATTAAATTGAGTTTTTGCATTAGCAATACGAGGTAGTAATGCATCAGGTTCTCCCTGGTGACCGGTTGTAATTAATAAATAATCTTCTCTTTTATCTTCCGCCCGAGCAAGCGCCTTGCTTACAGATTTAGGACTTCCATAAATACTGGCATTAGGTGGAAGTTTAAGAATACCCATTGTTTCTGCTAAAGAACAATATCTCTCCATTGAACGGCCCAAAAGTAGCATTTGACGATCACTTTGGCTTGCTATATCACTAATAGCTTGAATTCGCTCAATATGTGAAGAAAAAGTGGTGACCACCATTCCCTCCTTTTCTTCCATTGGGCCTAACATAATATCTTCTAATACCATTTTAGCTACTTTTTCAGAGTGAGTCTTTACTTCTTGCATCTCTGCTGCTCGAGTAGTCTCCACTATAAGTGCTAGAACTCCTTTTCGTCCTAGTTCTCTTAGCCGGCTGTAATCAGGTGGAGAAGATATTTTCTGGTGATTATCAAATTTAAAATCATTAGCATATACCACTATTCCTTCAGAAGTATGCAAAGCTGCCATAACTGCTTGAGGAATACTGTGAGTAGCATTAATAAACTCCAAGGTTATATCAGGAGATATTTGACATTTCTCACCAGCATTTAAAACCTGTAGCCTATTGGTAACACTAAATTTCTTTTCTCCTTTGATAGTTCTCTCTAAAAGAGCTAGAGTATAAGGTGTAGCAATAATAGGTGCCCCATATCTATGGGCTAACTTGGCTACTGCACCAATGTGATCCAGATGCCCATGGGTGAATACAATGGCCCTAACCTTTCCATCGACATCTTTCATCAGAGTATCGTCTGGAATAACCCCTCTTTCAATTAAATCTAAACTATGCATTCGTGATATATCAGTATCTTCATGAATGTGTAATCGGTCCAGGTGGATTCCCATGTCAAATATTACTACATCGTCTCCTACCTTCACAGCAGACATGTTCTTTCCTATTTCTTCATATCCACCAATAGCAATAACTTCTACGCTCACGTTATGACCTCCTTGCGTATTTTTGTGTATCAAAGCCCCTTTCTTGTAACCATTCTCTTGTTTGGCCCCTTATAATTAATTTAGATGATTTTAATTCCTCTAAATTAGATGCCCCAACCAGAAACATGGCTACTTTTAAAGACTCTTGGAATCTTTCAATAACTTTAATTATATCTTTATAACCAATATAAGCTTCTTTTAAAACAGGTAAAGCAATTCCCACAGATTCAGCTCCGAGAGCAATTGCTTTTGCAGCATCTAAGCCACTCCTTATTCCTCCAGAAGATAATACTGGAATATTAACTGACTGAGTTACTTCCACCGTACTAACGGCTGTAGGTATTCCCCAGTCCCAATATAAATCACCCATATAAGTATCATCAGCGCGGTAAGTTTCCACTGCAGCCCAACTGGTTCCTCCAGAACCTGCTACATCTATAGCATCAACACCTTTTTTTTCTAAAAGTACTGCGTCTTCAAAGGAAATTCCAGCTCCAGTCTCTTTAGCAACTACTGGAACATCTACCGTTTTTACTATCTCTCCAATGGAATCTAAAAATCCAGTGGCATCTATATCACCTTCAGGTTGAATAGATTCTTGTAAAGGATTTAAGTGAACTGCCAAAGCATCAGCATCAATCATTTCAACTGCTTGATGTGCATATTCTATTTGAGGAGCTCCTATATTCCCAATTAAAAGAGAAGAAGGTGCTTCTTTTCTGGCCACATCATAAGTATTAATAAGTTCTGGGTTTTCAATAGCAGCTCTCTGGCTTCCTAAACCCATACCAATACCTAATTTATCAACTGCTTTAGCTAATTCTCTATTTAATGATAAAGCAGAGGGATGGCCCCCAGTCATGGCAGAAATAATTATGGGAGAATTTAGTTCTTTCCCTAAGAGTTCTGTACTTAAATCAATTTTTTCTTTGTTTAATTCGGGCAATGCTCTATGAATAAATTCTATATCATTAAACCCTGTTTTTTTATTCTTATACTGCACATCGCAGTGCGCGCATATTAATAAATGTTCCAACTTCCTATCTGAAATCATTTTAACGTCCCTTTGTAATTAATCATTGTGATTTATTAAATAATCGTTTAAATAATCAGGAATAATAAAACCCAAACTAACCCAGAAAATTTTAAATACTTTTTATAAAACATTTCAAATTAAGTTGGATTTTTTTGGTATTTATTACCACCAAATTAATATTTTTATGCAATAATATGTTTTTATCAGAATATTAAGAATTATTTGTGATATTCATTGATCCTTTAACCTATTTAGTAACACTTAACATATAATATTGATTATTTTAATGCTATTTTTGTTTTTCTTAAGTATAATTTTAATTAAGTAACTAATTAGCAACTAATCAAATTATTAACATTAATGCAAATTGAAATTGATAATCATGAATTTTTAATAAAGAATTTAAAATATCATTAAGTAATTTAAAGCAAATTTATTATAAATCAAATATTGTATATAATGATTATATATCTAATTTAATATTTCAAACTGTTTATTTCTTTCTTATAGTAGTACCCAGAACTTTTTCACCATATAATGCATTTTGAACAAGATTTTCGTGTTCAGCATTAATGATCTCAGAGGTTATTCCAATTTCAGCTAGTTCTAAAAGTTCTTTAATTTTTCCAACCATGCCTCCGGTGACATCAATATTGGTTGTGGAATCCAGTGATTCCAGATCTTTTAATGAACTAAGCTCTGAAATTAATTCTGCATCTGAGTATTTTTTAGGATTTTTATTATATACTCCATCTACGTCTGTGCCTAAAATAACTCTTTCAGGCCTTAAATTTTTGGCCAGATAATTTATGATTTGGTCTCCAGAAACCACAGCCATTTTAATAGTTTCTTCTAAATCAGAAACTACATCGCCATATATAACTGGAACAAAACCATTTTCAAGATATTTTTTTATTATATCTAAATC harbors:
- the idsA gene encoding short chain isoprenyl diphosphate synthase IdsA; translated protein: MSEVIEILKKYSASIDHEIEEALSSINPKALRDSSNHLTSAGGKKIRPSLAVLSCQAVGGKPEYALKTAAAIELIHTFSLIHDDIMDKDDMRRGEPSVHVLWGEPMAILAGDTLFSKAFETVIRTKIDVSSYKRVNEALAVVVDSCIKICEGQACDMSFEEQFDVKESEYMNMIYKKTAALIAAATKAGAIMGGGNPEQVEALSEYGRLIGLSFQIQDDYLDVISDEESLGKPVGSDIVEGKMTLMVVKALAEASPEDKETLITILKENNPDRVDEAISIFEKYGSIQYAHDLALDNVKKAKELLDILDDSEAKDALLLIADFVLQRQH
- a CDS encoding RNase J family beta-CASP ribonuclease codes for the protein MSVEVIAIGGYEEIGKNMSAVKVGDDVVIFDMGIHLDRLHIHEDTDISRMHSLDLIERGVIPDDTLMKDVDGKVRAIVFTHGHLDHIGAVAKLAHRYGAPIIATPYTLALLERTIKGEKKFSVTNRLQVLNAGEKCQISPDITLEFINATHSIPQAVMAALHTSEGIVVYANDFKFDNHQKISSPPDYSRLRELGRKGVLALIVETTRAAEMQEVKTHSEKVAKMVLEDIMLGPMEEKEGMVVTTFSSHIERIQAISDIASQSDRQMLLLGRSMERYCSLAETMGILKLPPNASIYGSPKSVSKALARAEDKREDYLLITTGHQGEPDALLPRIANAKTQFNIQRGDNVVISAPVIPNPMNIANRNLMERRLGSSGARIYSNAHVSGHAGREDHRDFIRMLNPVHIIPSHGDLNMLSAYAELAEEEGYKMGNDVHVLRNGQAQVFDGGV
- the fni gene encoding type 2 isopentenyl-diphosphate Delta-isomerase is translated as MISDRKLEHLLICAHCDVQYKNKKTGFNDIEFIHRALPELNKEKIDLSTELLGKELNSPIIISAMTGGHPSALSLNRELAKAVDKLGIGMGLGSQRAAIENPELINTYDVARKEAPSSLLIGNIGAPQIEYAHQAVEMIDADALAVHLNPLQESIQPEGDIDATGFLDSIGEIVKTVDVPVVAKETGAGISFEDAVLLEKKGVDAIDVAGSGGTSWAAVETYRADDTYMGDLYWDWGIPTAVSTVEVTQSVNIPVLSSGGIRSGLDAAKAIALGAESVGIALPVLKEAYIGYKDIIKVIERFQESLKVAMFLVGASNLEELKSSKLIIRGQTREWLQERGFDTQKYARRS
- a CDS encoding isopentenyl phosphate kinase, whose amino-acid sequence is MMILKLGGSIITEKGAKTPTINNKNLKRISKEIKNALNHLNTNDSNGLIIVHGAGSFGHPFASEYQIGNTISSEAEFEKKKIGFSLTQKWVKKLNSMVCDALIEEGIFVVSIQPSSFIITRNKRIELADLDIIKKYLENGFVPVIYGDVVSDLEETIKMAVVSGDQIINYLAKNLRPERVILGTDVDGVYNKNPKKYSDAELISELSSLKDLESLDSTTNIDVTGGMVGKIKELLELAEIGITSEIINAEHENLVQNALYGEKVLGTTIRKK